The Niallia alba genome includes a window with the following:
- the glcT gene encoding glucose PTS transporter transcription antiterminator GlcT: protein MPNLLIKKALNNNVLIGDHPSYGEVVLIGKGIGFNQKSGDYIDMNIVEKLFVLKDEKEQSNYLKLLPQVDNELLDVIVSSIELIKNKTNAKLNEHIHIALTDHIVFAASRITNGLVLNNPFLIETKALYPFEYTIAEEVVNLIGEQTGLQLPVGEIGFIALHIHSAMMNKSLSEVNQHSQLVTHLVNLIEEQLEIKINKDSIDYMRLVRHLRFAIERVNTGEKVEEPEKITLLLKNEYPLCYNLAWKLIKVMQQVLKKPVFQAEAVYLTMHLQRLQKKVK, encoded by the coding sequence ATGCCTAATTTACTAATAAAGAAAGCGCTGAATAATAATGTACTCATTGGAGACCATCCATCCTATGGAGAAGTAGTGCTTATAGGAAAAGGAATAGGCTTTAATCAGAAAAGCGGAGATTATATTGATATGAATATTGTGGAGAAGCTATTTGTCTTAAAGGATGAAAAAGAGCAATCTAATTACCTGAAGCTTCTTCCTCAAGTGGATAATGAGTTGCTAGATGTAATAGTTTCATCTATAGAACTGATTAAAAACAAGACGAATGCAAAGCTGAATGAGCATATCCATATAGCGTTAACGGATCATATTGTGTTCGCTGCATCCCGCATTACGAACGGGCTTGTATTAAATAATCCGTTTCTGATTGAAACAAAGGCGTTGTACCCGTTTGAATACACAATCGCAGAAGAGGTTGTGAATTTAATCGGAGAACAAACAGGGCTTCAATTACCAGTAGGTGAAATCGGTTTCATCGCTTTGCATATTCATAGTGCAATGATGAACAAAAGTTTGTCAGAAGTCAATCAGCATTCACAGTTAGTTACACATCTTGTGAATTTAATAGAAGAACAACTAGAAATAAAAATTAATAAAGATAGTATCGATTATATGCGCCTTGTTAGACATTTGCGTTTCGCGATTGAACGTGTCAATACAGGAGAAAAAGTAGAAGAACCAGAAAAAATAACTTTGCTATTGAAGAATGAATATCCCCTATGCTATAATCTTGCTTGGAAGCTCATAAAAGTAATGCAACAAGTACTTAAAAAGCCAGTCTTTCAAGCAGAAGCAGTATATCTGACGATGCATCTGCAAAGACTTCAGAAAAAAGTTAAATAA